From Desmodus rotundus isolate HL8 chromosome 12, HLdesRot8A.1, whole genome shotgun sequence, one genomic window encodes:
- the APOBEC4 gene encoding LOW QUALITY PROTEIN: putative C->U-editing enzyme APOBEC-4 (The sequence of the model RefSeq protein was modified relative to this genomic sequence to represent the inferred CDS: inserted 2 bases in 1 codon), producing MTDCGWKTLKLATEPLFEEYLANRGTMVKPYYWLSFCRDCPSGPSHIRTGGEARVSCTEFYRAFGFPYGPTHPQTEHLLLDELKTSSGSLVQKGXSCTASNTHPESMLLETNGYLDAAVYSNDGIRHFVLYSSNSPCNEADHCCVSKMYNFLLTYPDVTLSVYFSQLYHTDADFPASAWNREALRSLASLWPKVTLSPVSGIWHFLLDNFVSGVFGPTVFQPMLTGRALADRRNAHEINAITGVKPYFTDVLPQTKEDQNVTAPAAGESYAFTSVFPGQSLRVTSAQPQPSLTPDPRVPVVFVLVPFRDLPPMHAAQNPYKPRNVVRHLNMPQMSPWETRDLRRPAAATPVETVAITEWSVSNKADGKKKKSKGKK from the exons ATGACG GATTGCGGCTGGAAGACACTAAAACTAGCGACGGAGCCATTATTTGAGGAATACCTAGCAAACCGCGGAACAATGGTCAAGCCTTATTACTGGCTGAGCTTCTGTCGAGACTGCCCCAGTGGTCCTTCTCATATTCGGACAGGCGGAGAAGCACGAGTTTCCTGCACAGAATTCTATCGGGCTTTTGGATTCCCTTATGGGCCAACACACCCTCAAACGGAACACCTCCTGTTGGATGAGCTTAAAACCTCTAGTGGGAGCCTGGTGCAAAAGGG CAGCTGCACTGCCAGTAATACTCACCCAGAATCAATGCTACTTGAGACGAACGGGTACTTGGACGCGGCCGTCTACAGTAACGACGGCATCAGGCACTTCGTTCTGTATTCCAGCAACTCCCCTTGCAATGAAGCTGACCACTGCTGTGTGAGCAAAATGTACAACTTCCTGCTCACCTACCCAGACGTCACGCTGAGCGTTTACTTCTCTCAGCTCTATCACACTGACGCTGATTTTCCGGCCTCGGCATGGAACCGTGAAGCTCTCCGGAGCCTGGCTAGTCTATGGCCGAAGGTCACTCTGAGCCCAGTAAGTGGGATCTGGCATTTTCTCCTCGACAACTTTGTGAGCGGTGTTTTCGGTCCAACTGTTTTCCAGCCCATGCTAACGGGGAGAGCACTGGCTGACAGGCGCAATGCGCATGAAATCAACGCCATAACAGGAGTGAAACCTTATTTCACGGACGTTCTTCCCCAGACGAAAGAGGACCAGAACGTGACCGCCCCGGCAGCTGGAGAGAGCTACGCCTTCACCAGTGTCTTTCCTGGACAGTCTCTCCGAGTGACAAGTGCACAACCACAGCCCAGCCTGACGCCAGACCCCAGGGTCCCCGTCGTCTTTGTGCTTGTGCCTTTCAGAGACCTGCCACCAATGCATGCCGCTCAAAACCcatacaagcccaggaatgtTGTAAGGCACTTAAACATGCCCCAAATGTCACCCTGGGAAACCAGGGACCTCAGGAGGCCTGCCGCGGCAACGCCAGTGGAGACAGTGGCCATCACAGAATGGTCTGTAAGTAACAAGGCagatggaaagaagaagaaaagtaaagggaaaaaataa